The proteins below come from a single Nocardiopsis gilva YIM 90087 genomic window:
- a CDS encoding LysR family transcriptional regulator, with translation MDLDAVRTVVAVADAGQFQEAAADLSITQQAVSKRIAALEKELGVRLFTRTARGARLTIDGQAFLPHARDLLQAEERAAASVRPGRRALRVDVIGRQLAPAGLLRGFHGAHPAIDLDVVTLFDADAAIAAVRSGTIDASFRALTVPARQLPQGIETARVLDEPIPRVRRRQRGHTRPARRAPDLDARHR, from the coding sequence GTGGATCTCGATGCCGTGCGCACCGTCGTCGCCGTCGCGGACGCGGGGCAGTTCCAGGAAGCCGCCGCCGACCTGTCGATCACCCAGCAGGCCGTCTCCAAGCGCATCGCCGCGCTGGAGAAGGAGCTCGGGGTACGGCTGTTCACCCGCACCGCGCGCGGGGCGCGGCTCACCATCGACGGGCAGGCGTTCCTGCCCCACGCCCGCGATCTCCTCCAGGCAGAGGAGCGGGCAGCCGCCTCCGTTCGGCCCGGTCGCCGCGCCCTGCGCGTCGACGTGATCGGTCGGCAGCTCGCTCCAGCGGGTCTACTGCGCGGCTTCCACGGCGCGCATCCCGCGATCGACCTCGATGTCGTGACCCTCTTCGACGCTGACGCGGCCATCGCCGCTGTCCGGTCCGGCACGATCGACGCGTCCTTCCGCGCTCTCACCGTGCCCGCACGGCAGCTCCCCCAGGGCATCGAGACCGCCCGGGTCCTCGACGAGCCCATCCCACGAGTTCGCCGCCGCCAGCGGGGTCACACCCGCCCAGCTCGCCGAGCACCGGATCTGGATGCCCGGCATCGTTAG
- a CDS encoding nicotinate phosphoribosyltransferase — protein MTDDWSSALLTDRYELTMLQGALRSGAAHRRTVFEMFARRLPDERRYGVVAGTGRFLEALRDFRFDTPTLDFLSDNGIVDDSTLKWLAEYRFSGDIWGYGEGDVYFPGSPILVVEGTFAESVILETVALSIFNHDSAIASAASRMVTAANGRPLIEMGSRRTHEMSAVAAARAAYLTGFATTSNLEAGRRYGIPTAGTSAHAFVLAHDSERHAFTAQLDALGPETTLLVDTFDVDRAVRTAIELAGEKLGGVRLDSGDLGATAARVRDLLDQHGATGTRVLVTGDLDEYAIQALAIAPVDGYGVGTALVTGSGSPTVSLVYKLVARARGTAPDDRLEPVAKRSVGKPSKGGRKWGSRRLDDQGVATAEIVYDHEPEEEPGVRPLLRRLVDNGEIVGTEPLSAARERHKGALAELPEEARRMSGGEPAIPTLFERLHP, from the coding sequence ATGACCGACGACTGGAGCAGTGCGCTCCTCACTGACCGGTACGAGCTGACGATGCTGCAAGGGGCATTGCGCAGCGGTGCCGCACACCGGCGGACCGTGTTCGAGATGTTCGCACGCCGACTCCCCGACGAACGACGCTACGGAGTGGTGGCCGGAACCGGGCGTTTCCTGGAGGCGCTACGCGACTTCCGGTTCGATACCCCCACGCTCGACTTCCTGTCCGATAACGGGATCGTGGACGATTCCACGCTGAAGTGGCTGGCCGAATACCGCTTCTCCGGCGACATCTGGGGCTATGGCGAGGGCGACGTCTACTTCCCCGGCTCCCCCATCCTCGTTGTTGAGGGGACCTTCGCCGAGTCCGTGATCCTGGAGACCGTGGCGCTGTCCATCTTCAACCACGACTCCGCGATCGCATCGGCCGCCTCCCGCATGGTCACCGCCGCCAACGGGCGCCCGCTGATCGAGATGGGATCCCGCCGCACCCACGAGATGTCCGCGGTCGCCGCGGCCCGCGCCGCCTACCTCACCGGCTTCGCCACCACATCGAACCTGGAGGCCGGCCGCCGTTACGGGATACCGACGGCCGGAACCAGCGCCCACGCCTTCGTCCTGGCCCACGACAGCGAGCGGCACGCGTTCACTGCGCAGCTCGACGCCCTGGGCCCGGAGACCACCCTCCTCGTCGACACCTTCGACGTCGACCGGGCGGTGCGCACCGCGATCGAGCTGGCCGGGGAGAAGCTCGGCGGCGTGCGCCTCGACTCCGGCGATCTCGGCGCCACCGCGGCACGGGTCCGCGACCTCCTCGACCAGCACGGGGCCACCGGCACCCGGGTCCTGGTCACCGGCGACCTCGACGAGTACGCCATCCAGGCCCTGGCGATCGCTCCGGTCGACGGCTACGGCGTGGGCACGGCGCTGGTCACCGGCTCGGGCTCGCCGACGGTGTCCCTCGTCTACAAGCTCGTCGCGCGTGCGCGCGGCACCGCGCCCGACGACCGGCTGGAACCGGTGGCCAAACGCTCCGTGGGCAAGCCGAGCAAGGGCGGCCGCAAGTGGGGGTCACGGCGGCTGGACGACCAGGGCGTCGCGACCGCGGAGATCGTCTACGACCACGAGCCGGAGGAGGAGCCGGGGGTGCGGCCGCTGCTGCGTCGGCTCGTGGACAACGGCGAGATCGTCGGCACCGAACCGCTGTCCGCCGCCCGCGAGCGCCACAAGGGCGCGCTGGCGGAGCTGCCGGAGGAGGCGCGCCGGATGTCCGGCGGCGAGCCCGCCATCCCCACCCTGTTCGAACGCCTGCATCCATGA
- a CDS encoding thioesterase family protein yields MARFDTATSVTALGPGRYSADLDPGYLIGQAMNGGYVMAVLQRAALCESPHLHAVASSFHFLRPGAAGPADIDATVLKAGRTVATVQVGISQGGQTLVTGTIATATLDRDTTPTYETPPAAVPPIDRCRRYDPRARRTSGSPFPERIDQYLARDTWDLLRRRGAEAGDIGENREDKDGDAPAPDLRGYVRLSEADGGLGSDPCLVLPLAVDAPPSVITVFGPRSWAPTVELTWHMRAIPEPGPLAFRARTNAVVDGWFDETLDLWDVTGRLVAQSRQLARRGR; encoded by the coding sequence ATGGCCCGATTCGATACCGCGACATCGGTCACCGCGCTCGGTCCCGGGCGCTACTCCGCCGACCTGGACCCCGGCTACCTCATCGGCCAGGCCATGAACGGCGGATACGTGATGGCGGTGCTGCAGCGCGCCGCGCTGTGCGAATCTCCGCACCTCCACGCCGTCGCGTCCTCCTTCCACTTCCTCCGTCCCGGCGCGGCCGGACCCGCGGACATCGACGCGACCGTCCTCAAGGCCGGGCGGACCGTCGCCACCGTCCAGGTTGGGATCAGCCAGGGCGGCCAGACGCTCGTCACCGGCACGATCGCCACCGCCACCCTGGACCGCGACACCACCCCCACCTACGAGACCCCTCCCGCGGCCGTGCCCCCGATCGATCGGTGCCGCCGCTATGACCCGAGGGCCCGCCGCACAAGCGGCTCTCCCTTTCCCGAACGCATCGACCAGTACCTCGCCCGCGACACCTGGGACCTGCTCCGACGCCGCGGCGCCGAAGCAGGAGACATCGGAGAAAACAGAGAAGACAAAGACGGAGACGCCCCCGCTCCGGACCTCCGCGGCTATGTCCGGCTCAGTGAGGCGGACGGAGGCCTCGGCTCGGACCCGTGCCTGGTCCTGCCACTGGCCGTCGACGCTCCGCCATCGGTGATCACCGTGTTCGGCCCCCGCAGCTGGGCACCGACCGTCGAGCTGACCTGGCACATGCGCGCCATCCCCGAGCCTGGACCATTGGCCTTCCGCGCCCGGACGAACGCGGTGGTCGACGGCTGGTTCGACGAGACCCTCGACCTATGGGATGTGACGGGACGATTGGTCGCGCAGAGTCGGCAACTGGCCAGACGGGGCCGCTAG
- a CDS encoding type 2 periplasmic-binding domain-containing protein yields MPGIVSGTEWAAYYDDLATAFGLTIDVIGPNFGAEPLLDAIADSPALATFVGEQTRLVWPADHDLRRIAVHSPTPVYPHSLIWRRDNPHPGLAKLRGYLGSAQPDRCDAETWTPHWAQL; encoded by the coding sequence ATGCCCGGCATCGTTAGCGGGACCGAGTGGGCCGCCTATTACGACGACCTCGCCACCGCGTTCGGGCTCACCATCGATGTGATCGGCCCCAACTTCGGCGCCGAGCCCCTCCTCGATGCGATCGCCGACTCCCCAGCACTGGCGACGTTCGTCGGCGAACAGACCCGCCTCGTCTGGCCCGCCGACCACGACCTGCGGCGTATTGCCGTGCACAGCCCGACACCCGTCTACCCGCACTCGCTGATCTGGCGCCGCGACAACCCGCACCCCGGACTCGCCAAGCTCCGCGGTTACCTCGGCTCTGCGCAGCCCGATCGCTGCGACGCCGAAACGTGGACGCCCCACTGGGCGCAGCTGTGA
- a CDS encoding PLP-dependent cysteine synthase family protein — protein MRYDSLLDSLGRTPLVGLPSFSPTPEVRLWAKLEDRNPTGSIKDRAAFYMIEQAEKDGRLSPGCTILEPTSGNTGISLAMVAKLRGYRMVCVMPENTSAERKQLLEMWGAEIHLSAAEGGSNEAVRVAKAMAGEHPDWVMLYQYGNPANARAHYETTGPELLADLPEITHFVAGLGTTGTLMGVGRYLREQRSDIKIVAAEPRYGELVYGLRNIDEGFVPELYDETVLTTRYSVPSDAALRRTRELLTKEGIFAGISTGGALHAALGMAQKAAKAGERADIAFIIADGGWKYLSTGAYEGTLEEAEERLDGQLWA, from the coding sequence ATGCGCTACGACTCTCTCCTCGACTCGCTCGGCCGCACCCCGCTCGTGGGGCTGCCGAGCTTCTCACCCACGCCCGAGGTCCGGCTGTGGGCGAAGCTGGAGGACCGCAACCCGACCGGTTCGATCAAGGACCGCGCCGCCTTCTACATGATCGAGCAGGCGGAGAAGGACGGCCGGCTCTCCCCCGGATGCACCATCCTGGAGCCGACCTCCGGAAACACCGGCATCTCCCTCGCCATGGTCGCCAAACTGCGCGGCTACCGCATGGTCTGCGTGATGCCGGAGAACACCTCGGCCGAGCGCAAGCAGCTCCTGGAGATGTGGGGCGCCGAGATCCACCTCTCCGCGGCCGAGGGCGGCTCCAACGAGGCGGTCCGGGTGGCCAAGGCCATGGCCGGGGAGCACCCCGACTGGGTGATGCTCTACCAGTACGGCAACCCGGCCAACGCGCGCGCCCACTACGAGACCACCGGGCCGGAGCTGCTGGCCGACCTCCCCGAGATCACGCACTTCGTGGCCGGGCTCGGCACCACCGGCACGCTGATGGGCGTCGGCCGGTACCTGCGCGAGCAGCGGTCCGACATCAAGATCGTCGCGGCCGAGCCCCGCTACGGTGAGCTCGTCTACGGCCTGCGCAACATCGACGAGGGCTTCGTCCCGGAGCTCTACGACGAGACCGTCCTGACCACGCGCTACTCCGTCCCCTCCGACGCGGCGCTCCGACGCACCCGCGAACTGCTCACCAAGGAGGGCATCTTCGCCGGGATCTCCACCGGCGGTGCGCTGCACGCGGCGCTGGGGATGGCCCAGAAGGCGGCCAAGGCGGGCGAGCGCGCCGACATCGCCTTCATCATCGCCGACGGCGGGTGGAAGTACCTGTCCACCGGCGCCTACGAAGGCACCCTGGAAGAGGCCGAGGAACGCCTCGACGGCCAACTCTGGGCCTGA
- a CDS encoding MBL fold metallo-hydrolase translates to MRLTIIGSAGSFPGPASPASCYLLEAGDFRMLLDLGNGALGALQRYVDIYDIDAVYLSHLHADHCFDLCSYWVARTFPPGGRKPRIPVYGPTGVADRMAEAYGLEPDPGMTETFEFRELTPGQMRIGPFDVRVDVVNHPVEAYGIRLEHDGTALTYSGDTGACDEIIDLARDTDLFLCEASFHDHREHPKDMHLTGSEAGEHAQSAAARRLVLTHLVPWNDDDRTYEEARSTFSGPIDLARPGAVYEIGAERSTGVRGTGGDAATAAVHRLTERLS, encoded by the coding sequence GTGCGACTAACGATCATCGGCTCAGCGGGGAGCTTCCCCGGCCCCGCCAGCCCCGCCTCCTGCTACCTGCTGGAGGCTGGAGACTTCCGGATGCTGCTCGACCTGGGCAACGGCGCCCTCGGAGCACTCCAGAGGTACGTCGACATCTACGACATCGACGCCGTCTACCTCAGCCACCTGCACGCCGACCACTGTTTCGACCTCTGTTCCTACTGGGTGGCCCGCACCTTCCCACCCGGAGGACGCAAACCCCGCATCCCCGTCTACGGTCCCACCGGCGTCGCCGACCGCATGGCCGAGGCGTACGGTCTGGAACCCGATCCGGGCATGACCGAGACCTTCGAGTTCCGGGAGCTGACACCGGGACAGATGCGCATCGGTCCCTTCGACGTCCGGGTCGACGTGGTGAACCACCCCGTCGAGGCCTACGGCATCCGCCTGGAACACGACGGGACAGCGCTGACCTACAGCGGAGACACCGGGGCCTGTGACGAGATCATCGACCTCGCTCGGGACACCGACCTCTTCCTCTGTGAGGCCTCGTTCCACGATCACCGGGAACATCCCAAGGACATGCACCTCACCGGGAGTGAGGCGGGCGAGCACGCGCAGAGCGCGGCGGCGCGCCGACTGGTCCTCACGCACCTGGTGCCGTGGAACGACGACGACCGGACATATGAGGAGGCGCGGAGCACCTTCAGCGGCCCGATCGATCTCGCCCGGCCCGGCGCGGTCTATGAGATCGGCGCCGAACGATCCACAGGAGTGCGAGGAACGGGCGGGGATGCGGCCACGGCCGCCGTCCATCGCCTGACCGAGCGCCTGTCCTGA
- a CDS encoding MFS transporter, which produces MGARRSLGRRFGWLWAAYAVSTFGTWLAFDAFAMIAILVLHAGSAEVSLLAAVGLAVGAAVAVPLGPWVEFCRKRPVMIAMDLARFAAVMSIPAAFALGWLTFAQLLVVSVIVAAADIAFRAASGAYLKALVRPEDLLVANGRFESTTWTATALGPPLGGAAIGMFGPVATVAADAVSYLLSAVGIRAIGGREPRPPRTDAPRLRAGDLLDGWRYILTHPTLRPLFLNTILVNGLIMATSPLLAVLMLGHLGFAPWQYGLAFAVPCVGGLIGSRMAPRLVARFGQRQVMLTAGALRACWLLGLVFVRPGAAGLMLVMAVELGLITCMGVFNPVFATYRLDQTGTDRVARTLSAWSVTSKATTATLTGLWGLLAGITSPRIAIAVAGLLILTTPLLLPRHRHAPSRTLRRVTLVRRVDG; this is translated from the coding sequence ATGGGGGCTCGACGATCGCTGGGGCGGCGGTTCGGGTGGCTCTGGGCGGCGTATGCGGTCAGTACGTTCGGCACGTGGCTGGCGTTCGACGCGTTCGCCATGATCGCGATCCTTGTGCTGCACGCCGGGTCGGCCGAGGTGTCGCTGCTGGCCGCGGTGGGGTTGGCCGTAGGGGCGGCGGTGGCGGTGCCACTCGGACCGTGGGTGGAGTTCTGTCGCAAGCGGCCGGTGATGATCGCGATGGACCTGGCCCGGTTCGCGGCGGTGATGAGCATCCCCGCCGCGTTCGCACTTGGCTGGCTGACCTTCGCCCAGCTCTTGGTCGTGTCGGTCATCGTCGCCGCTGCCGACATCGCCTTCAGGGCGGCCAGCGGTGCCTACCTGAAAGCGCTCGTCCGGCCGGAGGACCTGCTCGTCGCGAACGGGCGGTTCGAGTCCACAACCTGGACCGCCACCGCGCTCGGACCGCCGCTGGGCGGGGCCGCGATCGGGATGTTCGGCCCGGTGGCGACCGTGGCGGCCGACGCGGTCAGCTATCTTCTCTCGGCAGTGGGGATCCGCGCGATCGGCGGGAGGGAGCCACGCCCCCCGCGAACCGATGCGCCACGGCTCCGAGCCGGCGACCTGCTCGACGGGTGGCGATACATCCTCACCCACCCGACGCTTCGTCCGCTGTTCCTCAACACGATCCTGGTCAACGGCCTGATCATGGCGACGTCGCCGCTGCTCGCCGTGCTCATGCTCGGGCACCTCGGGTTCGCACCCTGGCAGTACGGCCTGGCCTTCGCTGTGCCCTGTGTCGGCGGACTGATCGGCTCACGTATGGCGCCCCGACTGGTCGCGCGGTTCGGGCAGCGCCAGGTTATGCTCACCGCTGGGGCGCTGCGCGCGTGCTGGTTGCTCGGATTGGTGTTCGTCCGCCCTGGCGCGGCCGGGCTGATGCTCGTCATGGCCGTAGAGCTTGGGCTGATCACCTGCATGGGGGTGTTCAACCCGGTGTTCGCCACCTACCGGCTCGACCAGACCGGGACGGATCGCGTGGCCCGCACCCTGTCTGCATGGTCGGTCACCAGCAAAGCCACCACCGCGACTCTGACCGGGCTGTGGGGCCTGCTGGCCGGCATCACCAGCCCCCGCATCGCGATCGCGGTCGCCGGGCTCCTCATCCTGACTACCCCGCTCCTGCTCCCCCGGCACCGTCACGCGCCTTCACGAACCCTTCGACGCGTCACCCTCGTCAGGCGCGTCGACGGATAG
- a CDS encoding DUF2017 domain-containing protein, with amino-acid sequence MTKGFRPDSSGVAIDLDADESAVLRSMAALLLDMVEAPEPQDELAELVGIGGSAEKPDDPVLARLFPDAYREDTEAAGDFRRYTEDDLRLHKRENARTMLAELPVAGGTLHLDLGDAHAWMKAINDVRLALGTRLGVDEQTYAEEERGELDEGDAAALHIYDWLGGLQESLVQSLFGASGLDDDEEED; translated from the coding sequence ATGACCAAGGGATTCCGGCCCGACTCCAGTGGGGTCGCCATCGACTTGGACGCCGACGAGTCGGCGGTGCTCCGCTCCATGGCCGCGCTGCTCCTGGACATGGTGGAGGCACCTGAGCCGCAGGACGAGCTCGCCGAACTCGTCGGTATCGGCGGCAGCGCGGAGAAGCCCGACGACCCCGTTCTCGCGCGGCTCTTCCCCGACGCCTACAGGGAGGACACCGAGGCCGCGGGGGACTTCCGCCGCTACACCGAGGACGATCTCCGCCTGCACAAGCGGGAGAACGCGCGGACCATGCTGGCGGAGCTTCCGGTGGCCGGCGGGACGCTCCACCTCGATCTCGGCGACGCGCACGCGTGGATGAAGGCGATCAACGACGTCCGCCTCGCCCTCGGCACCCGCCTCGGGGTCGACGAGCAGACCTATGCCGAGGAGGAGCGGGGCGAGCTGGACGAGGGCGACGCCGCCGCGCTGCACATCTACGACTGGCTCGGCGGCCTGCAGGAGTCCCTGGTCCAGTCGTTGTTCGGGGCGAGCGGTCTGGACGACGACGAGGAGGAGGACTGA
- a CDS encoding alpha/beta hydrolase family protein, which produces MRQASKRDIPQSPHLPRSAHPTRSSRPSGIRRTGAAVLAGALGFALTIAPSPAVAEPVADSDAGFRFDLPEPSGPYSIGTTELHLVDEDRTDPWGAEADRELMTSVWYPAKRGPERERAAYMHQEVGDELFKRVELDPGTVDVQGTRTSAITDAPLDRSLGERPVVLYSPGFGSVRGLGTVHVQELASQGYVVVTMDHTGEAPVRFPDGHVDTDRVGDFSPEAIRTAVEARVADARFVLDRLEEIQGGDDSGIEGGEVPRGLEAGLDLENIGMFGHSMGGATSIHTMYEDERVDAGIDLDGTVTSRQDDGEFEKRFPVALEGLDRPFMFMGGSSVEEGGERAPHTHRTFDDWGDLWDNSPGWKLDINFPQARHMSFTDLQLTLPQLEDAGIVPEGTVRESLGDAPDRPRLLRSQNAYITAFFDEHLKHEPQPILDGESPEHPDARFID; this is translated from the coding sequence ATGAGACAAGCGTCTAAACGCGACATCCCTCAGTCCCCCCACCTCCCGAGGTCCGCTCACCCCACCCGTTCCTCGCGCCCCTCGGGAATCCGCCGTACGGGCGCCGCGGTCCTCGCCGGAGCGCTCGGGTTCGCCCTCACCATCGCCCCTTCCCCAGCGGTGGCCGAGCCGGTCGCTGACTCCGACGCGGGGTTCCGGTTCGATCTTCCCGAACCCAGCGGTCCGTACAGCATCGGGACGACCGAACTGCACCTGGTCGACGAGGACCGCACCGATCCGTGGGGCGCGGAAGCGGACCGCGAACTGATGACCAGCGTCTGGTATCCGGCCAAGCGCGGCCCCGAGCGTGAGCGCGCCGCCTACATGCACCAAGAGGTCGGTGACGAGCTGTTCAAGAGGGTCGAACTGGACCCTGGCACCGTCGACGTCCAGGGCACCCGAACGTCGGCGATCACCGATGCCCCGCTGGACCGCAGCCTTGGTGAGCGACCGGTCGTCCTCTACTCCCCGGGCTTCGGCAGCGTGCGGGGTCTGGGGACCGTCCACGTGCAGGAACTGGCGAGCCAGGGGTACGTGGTCGTCACCATGGACCACACCGGCGAGGCCCCGGTGCGCTTCCCCGACGGACACGTCGACACCGACCGCGTCGGGGACTTCTCCCCGGAGGCCATTCGCACGGCGGTCGAAGCGCGTGTCGCCGACGCCCGGTTCGTCCTCGACCGGCTGGAGGAGATCCAGGGCGGCGATGACTCCGGTATCGAGGGCGGGGAGGTGCCCCGCGGACTGGAGGCCGGGCTCGACCTGGAGAACATCGGAATGTTCGGCCATTCCATGGGCGGCGCAACCTCGATCCACACGATGTACGAGGACGAGCGCGTCGACGCCGGAATCGACCTGGACGGAACGGTGACCTCCCGGCAGGACGACGGTGAATTCGAGAAGCGCTTCCCGGTGGCGCTGGAGGGTCTGGACCGGCCGTTCATGTTCATGGGAGGCAGCAGCGTTGAGGAGGGAGGGGAACGCGCTCCCCACACCCACCGGACCTTTGACGACTGGGGCGACCTGTGGGACAACTCGCCGGGGTGGAAGCTCGACATCAACTTTCCCCAGGCCAGGCACATGTCGTTCACCGACCTTCAGCTGACGCTGCCGCAACTGGAGGACGCCGGGATCGTGCCTGAGGGGACGGTGCGTGAGAGCCTCGGCGACGCCCCTGACCGGCCGCGGCTGCTGCGTTCCCAGAACGCCTACATCACCGCGTTCTTCGACGAGCATCTGAAGCACGAGCCGCAGCCGATCCTGGACGGCGAATCCCCCGAGCACCCCGACGCGCGGTTCATCGACTAG
- a CDS encoding MoaD/ThiS family protein, with protein sequence MAIKVSIPTILRNLTDGAKAVEGEGATLAELITDLDKRYPGLAERLVENGKLRRFINVYLNDEDVRFVGGIEATLSDGDTVTVLPAVAGGMR encoded by the coding sequence ATGGCCATCAAGGTCAGCATCCCCACCATCCTGCGCAATCTGACCGATGGCGCGAAGGCCGTCGAGGGCGAGGGCGCGACGCTCGCCGAGCTGATCACAGACCTGGACAAGCGCTACCCGGGCCTTGCCGAGCGCCTCGTCGAGAACGGCAAGCTGCGCCGCTTCATCAACGTCTACCTCAACGACGAGGACGTCCGGTTCGTCGGCGGCATCGAGGCGACCCTCTCCGACGGCGACACCGTGACCGTCCTGCCGGCCGTGGCCGGCGGCATGCGCTGA
- a CDS encoding Mov34/MPN/PAD-1 family protein, translating to MLRIDRAIYDKIVDHARRDHPDEACGVVAGPEGSDRPERFIEMVNAERSPTFYRFDSMEQFKVWREMDDRDEEPVVIYHSHTATEAYPSRTDISYASEPNAHYVLVSTRDPETVEFRSYRIVDSEVTEEPVEIAGVG from the coding sequence ATGCTGAGGATCGACCGCGCGATCTATGACAAGATCGTCGACCACGCCCGCCGCGACCACCCGGACGAGGCGTGCGGTGTCGTCGCCGGACCGGAGGGTTCCGACCGGCCGGAGCGATTCATCGAGATGGTCAACGCCGAGCGCTCGCCGACCTTCTACCGCTTCGACTCCATGGAGCAGTTCAAGGTCTGGCGGGAGATGGACGACCGCGACGAGGAACCGGTGGTTATCTACCACTCGCACACCGCGACGGAGGCCTACCCGTCGCGTACCGACATCTCGTATGCCTCCGAGCCCAACGCGCACTACGTCCTGGTGTCCACGCGCGACCCCGAGACTGTGGAGTTCCGCTCCTACCGGATCGTCGACAGCGAGGTCACCGAGGAGCCCGTGGAGATCGCCGGAGTCGGCTGA
- the clpS gene encoding ATP-dependent Clp protease adapter ClpS has product MTTAPVELERPDIEEDVRPQLPWVTIVWNDPINLMSYVTYVFQTVFGYSKRKAHKLMLDVHYKGRAVVSSGTREEMERDVQVLHQYGLWATLQHDE; this is encoded by the coding sequence ATGACGACGGCGCCGGTCGAGCTGGAACGACCGGACATCGAGGAGGATGTGCGCCCGCAACTCCCCTGGGTGACAATCGTCTGGAACGATCCCATCAACCTGATGTCCTATGTCACCTACGTTTTCCAGACCGTCTTCGGCTACTCGAAGCGGAAGGCGCACAAGCTCATGCTCGACGTCCACTACAAGGGGCGCGCCGTGGTCTCCAGCGGAACCCGTGAGGAGATGGAGCGCGATGTCCAGGTGCTGCACCAGTATGGTCTGTGGGCGACCCTGCAGCACGACGAGTGA
- a CDS encoding nicotinamidase has translation MTKALIVVDVQNDFCEGGSMAVTGGSSVASQVSRFIADHSDDYAHVVATRDYHIDPGAHFSDTPDFVDTWPRHCVAGTPGAAFHPDFDTSAVEQVFSKGKYTAAYSGFEGADEEDRSLEDWLRARGVTEVDVVGIATDHCVRATALDAAEAGFDTRVLLDLTAGVAEKTTDAALRSLTEKGVALRGKPVLA, from the coding sequence ATGACCAAGGCATTGATCGTCGTCGACGTGCAGAACGACTTCTGCGAGGGAGGGAGCATGGCCGTCACCGGCGGCTCCAGTGTGGCGTCGCAGGTGTCGCGCTTCATCGCCGACCACAGCGACGACTACGCGCACGTCGTGGCCACGCGCGACTACCACATCGACCCCGGGGCGCACTTCTCCGATACGCCGGACTTCGTCGACACCTGGCCGCGGCACTGCGTCGCCGGTACCCCCGGCGCCGCGTTCCACCCGGACTTCGACACCAGCGCGGTGGAACAGGTGTTCAGCAAGGGCAAGTACACCGCCGCCTACAGCGGGTTCGAGGGCGCCGACGAGGAGGACCGGTCCCTGGAGGACTGGCTCCGCGCGCGGGGTGTCACCGAGGTGGACGTGGTGGGCATCGCCACCGACCACTGCGTGCGCGCCACCGCCCTGGACGCCGCCGAGGCCGGGTTCGACACCCGCGTGCTGCTGGACCTGACGGCGGGGGTGGCCGAGAAGACGACGGACGCGGCGCTGCGCTCACTGACCGAGAAGGGCGTCGCGCTGCGGGGGAAGCCGGTCCTCGCCTGA